A single Raphanus sativus cultivar WK10039 unplaced genomic scaffold, ASM80110v3 Scaffold1018, whole genome shotgun sequence DNA region contains:
- the LOC130503564 gene encoding high mobility group B protein 15-like, giving the protein MMASSSFVKQESVPMNNTHITPEATYEAVVADSKLFMATLERLHARLGTKFMVPIIGGKDLDLHKLFIEVTTRGGISKIVNERRWKEVTATFVFPPTATNASFVLRKYYFSLLNNYEQVYYFRSNVQTLSDSLQNPSTGPGLVQGTTRPPQELLALTCAPQPRMDSSHPLPGGPPSNGPIVNGVIDGKFEDGYLVTVKIGTEELKGVLYELVPQQSHGGIPNNNANPQGITGGVTKRRRRRKKSEIKRRDPAHPKPNRSGYNFFFAEQHARLKPLHPGKDREISRMIGELWNKLNEQERSVYQGKAMEDKERYRAEMEEYREKLRTGQLISNAVPLQQRLPEQNVDVAEADLPMGEVEEEDDDEDGDSSGSGGSHPSDPELEEPSENPLGLNLNVNQTEMVVVAPKETNGDAVMVAAEQN; this is encoded by the exons ATGATGGCATCAAGCTCTTTTGTTAAGCAAGAATCGGTTCCAATGAACAATACTCACATTACCCCTGAAGCAACATATGAAGCTGTGGTCGCAGACTCCAAGCTCTTTATGGCTACGTTGGAAAGGCTTCACGCTCGCTTGGGAACTAAATTCAT GGTTCCAATCATAGGAGGGAAAGATTTGGACTTGCACAAGCTTTTCATTGAGGTAACCACTCGTGGTGGAATCAGTAAG ATAGTTAATGAAAGGAGATGGAAAGAAGTAACTGCTACGTTTGTCTTTCCTCCAACAGCAACAAATGCATCATTTGTCTTGCGCAAATACTACTTCTCCCTTCTTAACAATTATGAGCAAGTCTACTACTTTAGATCTAATGTTCAGACTCTATCAG ACTCTCTTCAGAACCCATCCACTGGACCAGGACTTGTGCAGGGAACCACAAGACCTCCACAAGAACTTCTAGCTTTAACCTGTGCACCACAACCAAGGATGGACTCTAGTCATCCTCTCCCTGGAG GACCACCTTCAAATGGTCCAATTGTGAATGGAGTGATTGATGGCAAATTTGAAGACGGTTATCTTGTAACTGTAAAGATAGGAACAGAGGAGCTCAAAGGAGTTCTCTATGAGCTGGTTCCACAACAGAGTCACGGTGGTATCCCCAACAACAATGCCAATCCTCAGGGGATTACTGGAGGAGTGACGAAGCGCCGCAGGAGAAGAAAGAAGTCAGAGATCAAAAGACGTGACCCTGCTCATCCTAAACCCAACAGGAGCGGTTACAACTTCTTTTTCGCTGAGCAGCACGCTAGGCTGAAGCCGCTGCATCCTGGTAAGGATAGGGAGATCAGCAGGATGATCGGTGAGCTCTGGAACAAGCTCAACGAACAAGAGAGGTCGGTTTACCAAGGGAAGGCGATGGAGGACAAAGAGAGGTACCGAGCTGAAATGGAGGAGTACAGAGAGAAGCTTAGGACAGGACAGCTGATAAGCAACGCTGTTCCGCTGCAGCAGAGGCTTCCGGAGCAGAATGTAGATGTGGCTGAAGCTGATCTTCCAATGGGagaagtggaagaagaagatgatgatgaagatggtgaTTCAAGCGGTTCAGGGGGAAGTCATCCTTCTGATCCTGAATTGGAGGAGCCATCTGAGAATCCTTTAGGTCTAAACCTAAACGTTAATCAGACTgagatggtggtggtggctCCCAAGGAGACAAACGGCGATGCTGTGATGGTGGCTGCTGAGCAGAACTGA
- the LOC130503565 gene encoding uncharacterized protein LOC130503565, with protein MPCHDWSLTGLVGAFLNLSVAYLLLCTSLFIHVVLRSLGLLGFSLPRFHNGRFGVPNTCIEGDLVACASESISSVDRLIKSKIPFGSITSDDDSKRLLETKLVRKNSGDVSNARVKDETEEDVSREQNAKELGGFNLMTVQGVKGKRFVTRKSRKGLKNPRRCRVDYGSLGSVSSSEAFDETVKHPVMQPYDHVFIRRSNDDLKDDDVKTKERIGLSQWPILKKTVSLDEQVKSSSSSANLCFVRNVEEKTVNELEEALKQERAARAAVCVELDKERNAAASAADEAMAMIHRLQDEKAAVEMEAMQFQRMVEERSTFDAEEMVILKDILIRREREKYFLEKEVEAYRDLLIETEESECSLPKENQKEEPPQERRAFLVKEHDGTVLDMPYREDKNRYLYTSDSEVAYSRVRDVYMAKEEKENVGKKKSSEGSSVNNGIIVSGIARKLPPLCRPRKQSLSSSGSRRKSMSAVDYERLKIENEVELLRERLKVVQEERNELTRRASLPPLSSKVRVTTKNRGLRRSSMDLHSS; from the exons ATGCCGTGTCACGATTGGAGTTTAACTGGTCTCGTAGGCGCGTTTCTGAATCTCTCCGTAGCTTATTTGCTTCTCTGCACATCGCTTTTTATACACGTCGTGTTGAGATCTCTAGGGCTTCTAGGTTTCTCTCTTCCTAGATTCCACAACGGACGTTTCGGTGTTCCAAACACGTGCATTGAAGGGGATCTGGTGGCTTGTGCATCAGAAAGTATCTCATCCGTAGATAGATTGATCAAAAGCAAGATCCCTTTTGGTTCGATTACTAGTGATGATGATTCGAAACGTCTTCTTGAAACGAAGCTTGTGAGAAAGAACAGTGGTGATGTTAGTAATGCTAGGGTTAAGGACgaaacagaggaagatgtgTCAAGAGAACAGAATGCGAAAGAACTCGGTGGATTTAACCTAATGACCGTTCAGGGCGTGAAAGGTAAGCGTTTTGTTACACGAAAATCAAGAAAAGGTCTTAAGAACCCTAGGAGATGCCGTGTGGATTACGGTAGTCTTGGATCGGTTTCTTCATCAGAAGCTTTTGACGAGACAGTAAAACATCCTGTAATGCAGCCTTATGATCATGTCTTTATCAGACGTTCCAATGATGACCTCAAAG ATGATGATGTTAAGACAAAAGAGAGGATTGGTCTGTCTCAATGGCCGATACTTAAAAAAACGGTATCACTTGATGAACAAGTAAAGTCCAGTTCATCATCAGCAAACCTATGTTTTGTTAGAAATGTAGAGGAAAAAACTGTGAATGAATTAGAGGAGGCACTGAAGCAAGAGCGAGCTGCTCGAGCAGCGGTTTGTGTTGAGCTAGATAAAGAGAGAAACGCAGCGGCATCAGCAGCCGATGAAGCCATGGCGATGATACATAGGCTGCAAGACGAGAAGGCAGCGGTAGAAATGGAAGCCATGCAGTTCCAGAGAATGGTCGAAGAGAGATCTACGTTCGATGCTGAAGAGATGGTCATACTTAAAGACATTTTGATACGTCGCGAGAGGGAAAAATATTTCTTGGAGAAAGAAGTCGAAGCTTATAGAGATCTGCTCATTGAGACAGAGGAATCTGAATGTTCTTTACCGAAAGAGAACCAAAAAGAAGAACCTCCTCAAGAGAGAAGAGCATTTCTTGTTAAAGAACATGATGGGACGGTTCTTGACATGCCTTATAGAGAAGATAAGAACAGATATTTGTATACGTCGGATTCAGAAGTTGCGTACTCACGTGTGCGTGATGTTTACATGGCgaaggaagagaaagagaacgTGGGGAAAAAGAAGAGTTCAGAAGGATCTTCTGTTAACAACGGTATCATTGTCTCGGGGATTGCTCGAAAGCTTCCTCCACTGTGTCGTCCACGCAAACAATCGTTAAGCTCTTCGGGTTCGAGGAGGAAGTCGATGTCTGCGGTTGATTATGAGAGGTTAAAGATTGAGAATGAAGTGGAGCTATTGAGAGAAAGATTAAAAGTTGTCCAGGAGGAAAGAAATGAGCTTACAAGACGAGCATCTCTGCCTCCTTTATCATCGAAG GTTAGGGTTACGACAAAGAACCGAGGTTTGAGAAGATCTTCCATGGACCTTCATTCTTCTTAA